A segment of the Pseudobdellovibrionaceae bacterium genome:
ATAAGCATCTTCAGGATTTAGCTCTCAGAGAAAAGAGATTGGGGAAGATACCTGCACGAAATACAGGCAAAAAAGAAGTCTTCACGGATGTCCAAGGAGTTTTAGTTTCTGGCAGTGTGGTTGTGGCCCAAGATGCTTTTAAAGCATTTATTGCTGGAATTGTGGCCCTATTTGGTGGACGAATTAAAGTTTATGAAACTTTAATGGAACGTGCTCGCCGTGAAGCAGTATTAAGAGCTAAAGAACAGGCGAAAGCATTAGGTGCAACAGAATTAGTCCATGTTCGCATCGACACTTCATCTGTTGGATTTTCTGGCGAAAACAACAAGGGCCAAAGTTTTTCCGTAGAAGTATTTTGCTACGCCACAGCCTTAATCCCAAACTAAACCTTTTATCGTCATTCGACATTCAGTGCTCACAAGACTCACATTGCTGAGATATCAAAGTCTTTCTTAAGAACTTTTATTTCCAAGACTTCCTTCTTAAATCCATATCTCCATAGGAGCAGACCTCCAGCAAGTGGGACGCGCTTTGCCCAAAGGGCAAATGCTGGCAGAGCCCATGGATGGGCGTGTCTGCTCCTATGGAGATATGGATTTAAGAAGGAAGTCTTGGAAATAAAAGTTCTTAAGAAAGACTTTGATATCTTAGCAATGTGTCACGGCTTTAGGGCTTACACTTAATATCGTCCCCAGGTAAGTTGCGTCGGAAGTTCTTGCTGACTTCGTCGGAGTGGCCAGTGAAAGACGTAGCTCGCAATTTGTCTGTTACATTAGAAATAAAATAGTTGTGCTGGTTCCAGACTTCTCTTGTGGGCATCCATACACCTTCGCCTTCAGCGGCAGAGAAGATTCTTAAACCATTCGTACCTTCAGCTTGGTGCTTTGAAGCATAATTGTTAGATACTACAATGATCTCTGGACTCCAGTCTCTGTTTAAGTCTGCCACTACAGGGTATTCATGTAAGGTTCCGCTGGTATTTACAATTTCCCAGATGACTTTTAAGTTACTGTTTCCTGGAGTGATGGCGTAAACTCTAAAAAAGTCTTCGTCCCCATAAAGAATTTCAGGAATTCCATCGCCATTAAAGTCAAAGGAGGTCACGCCCGTAACAAGCGAAGAGCAGTCATTGGTTCTGCTTCCTGCAATTTTATTTCCTCTCCAATCAAAGATGGTCAGAGACTTTCCTGTGGCAATAGCAATCTCTGTGGTGTTTGGGTCAGAGTCAAAGTTACCAATGGTGGCGACACCACCTCCGACACCTTTAGTTCCACAACTGTCATCAGGATAATGCTCTGTTAAGTTTTTATCTGCTAAAATCTGCCCACTGCTGCTGTAAATTCTAAAGGCTTCGCTTCCTGTGAAGACAAGTTCTTTGCCAGGGTAGTTCGGGTTTAAGTTCGCCACAGACACATGGCAGTTTCCACCACATTTGATATCTTTAACTGCAAATCTTTCTACAAAGCGTCCATCTTGGAATTCATACACACCTTGTGAAGAGATGATGGGTAAACCTTTATCGTTATTACTTAAGTTAGATGCAAAGTGTGAGCATCCGCCTTTAGTGGATTTGTAAGTAAGGCTTGTAACACCTAATTTATTGTTAGCCCGTTTGTTTTCAAATAAAACTTCGTTTTGTGCGATGATCTCGGCTTTGCCATCACCATTTAGATCTGCTGCGGCTAGACCAGAGTAACATACATAAGGGTCAGTGAGTTCGTGTCTCCAACGAGACAAACCATTATGATGAATGGCAATGATGGACTTTCTATCAGCACTGACATAAACGATTTCGCCTAGTCCATTGCCATCAATATCAATAAAAAGAGGAGAGATACTGGCAAAAGGAGCATTAGGAGAATTTGCACCCCCGATAGTCAGATACTCGCGTTTGCTGTATCCATCAATGATTCTAAGAACCCCTTCGGCTGCGTAGGCACCATTTTTATTAAAAGTGACAAAGCCAATTTCAGGATAACCGTCACCGTTAAGATCGCCTACAACTGGAGATGACATCACCTGATTGTAGTCAGGCAGCATTGTAAAAGTATTAAAATTATGAGTGAGTTTAGGATTGAAGTTATTGGCAGTGATATCCACACAAAATGGAATGACCTCTTCGATAGGTTTTTTTGAGCTAAATTCTGTTCCTGCAAAAAAACCAGTACAGTTTTGAAAGCCAAACAAAGTTAGAAATAAAAGCGAAAGGGTGCTGATGGTTTTAAAGTATTTATGATCTAATAAAGCAGACAATGAATCTCTCATTCTAGCACCCCCACCCTAAAAACTTAGCGGTATATCATCTAACAGTGATGAATTTATATGGGGGCGTCTGTAGCAGAATGAGAACTTTTGATAAACTGTTCTGAAGTTGTTGCCTGAAAACTTCAAAAGAGTTGCGTAGCGGCTACATTGTAAATGACGACCAATCTGTACCGCATAGAGTGTATGAAGCCCCTCCAGTGATCTGTACAGCACTTAATATCTTGGCAAAGGAAGGTTCGGTGTCGTAAGCACAAGGTTTACTTAAGGGGAGCACAGCATTGACCTTGATGTCTTTAAGGGGTTTATATTGTGTGAGTGAAACTAAAAACTCCCCAGCATCAATTGGGCTTTGATCTTCGGCATCACCAACAATAAGTATTACAAGTTCAGAGTCCTGACGAAGAAAACCTGACCAGTTGGCATTATTCAGGGCACCTAAAATAGAGGAGAAGTACTTTTCAGTATAGTCTCCATCAGTTCTGAGTTGTGTGACGACTAGCAGGCCAATGTCATAGGGAGAGCTGGCTTGTCGAGTATCAAAGTATTGTAAAGTATTTACCCAAGATGAAGTGAGT
Coding sequences within it:
- a CDS encoding YbjQ family protein; translated protein: MSILLFFFLILFAGYIFGKWNEDKHLQDLALREKRLGKIPARNTGKKEVFTDVQGVLVSGSVVVAQDAFKAFIAGIVALFGGRIKVYETLMERARREAVLRAKEQAKALGATELVHVRIDTSSVGFSGENNKGQSFSVEVFCYATALIPN
- a CDS encoding VCBS repeat-containing protein — translated: MRDSLSALLDHKYFKTISTLSLLFLTLFGFQNCTGFFAGTEFSSKKPIEEVIPFCVDITANNFNPKLTHNFNTFTMLPDYNQVMSSPVVGDLNGDGYPEIGFVTFNKNGAYAAEGVLRIIDGYSKREYLTIGGANSPNAPFASISPLFIDIDGNGLGEIVYVSADRKSIIAIHHNGLSRWRHELTDPYVCYSGLAAADLNGDGKAEIIAQNEVLFENKRANNKLGVTSLTYKSTKGGCSHFASNLSNNDKGLPIISSQGVYEFQDGRFVERFAVKDIKCGGNCHVSVANLNPNYPGKELVFTGSEAFRIYSSSGQILADKNLTEHYPDDSCGTKGVGGGVATIGNFDSDPNTTEIAIATGKSLTIFDWRGNKIAGSRTNDCSSLVTGVTSFDFNGDGIPEILYGDEDFFRVYAITPGNSNLKVIWEIVNTSGTLHEYPVVADLNRDWSPEIIVVSNNYASKHQAEGTNGLRIFSAAEGEGVWMPTREVWNQHNYFISNVTDKLRATSFTGHSDEVSKNFRRNLPGDDIKCKP